GTTGTCCAAACTATATTAAGTCCAAGCCaccttgaagttttattttatactaCCTGCAATGAAAAGTAGATAGATTTTGCAGTGGGAAAGATCTAGATTTGAATCTTGAAACTACTATTCAATAggtatgtgatcttgggcaacaGCTGTAACTTCCCTCAACCTCAGTTTAATCTTTGATAAAATGAGATggaaaaaatttactttaaacCCAGGGAATTCTATGCATTATTGTTTTGATGTCAAAATATAAGCAGTAGGTAGATTgatgctaaaataaataagagttaaTCTGTAGTTTGTACTTCCATGAAACACCTAAAAATAATGAGATAGATCTATATGTATTCTTAGGAAAAATGTTAATAACATACTCTTAGGGAGTAAAGCATTTTGCAGAAAAATGTGTGGGATGTGaagtgatttttaattaaaactctgtgtgtgtgtgcacttatGTAGAAAACACCATCTGGAAGAATATATGATAAATTTAAGTAAGTTGAGGAGTAGAAATAAGGGTAACAGAGGCTCCctctttttaactttaaaactagctatatttaaaaaaatggacacataatttcttttgagataagaaaattaataacagaaagaagCCAGATTCAAGAGAGATAAGAGAAGCACATGGCACCGTTCACACCATCAATGCGCAGTAGCCAACAAGCACCAGGAGCACTTATGTGTCAGGCGATGTTAGGCTTCTTTCACGTGCTACCATGAGGAAGACCACCTCACACCTCAGAGGGACTATAGCGTTGAATGAGAGGAAACTGAGAAGACTTTTGTAGGATTTAGGCCTGTGCTGGGTGATTCTAAAAAGGATTTAGGAAGTGGAGGCAAATTCTGTTTTGAGTGTTATCAGGAATTTGGTGATTAGATATTTTTGCAATTGGTacctaaaaagagagaaattaaaagtgTTTAGGGAATAAGTGTTTACTCATTTTAGGTGGAAAGTGGAATGTTTAGCTACTTTTTTAGCTGTCAAGAGTtcttgttcatgttttgtttcagACATCGTCACAGAGTGGCCTTTTCTCAGTCATGGAGTGGCTTTGTCTTATTATTGCTCATATTCTATAAAAGTTGTTTAAGTTCAGTTGGGAACATTATGGCTAAAATGCCAGCTGTCCTCTCCCTGGTCATTGTATAACTTCTCGATATAATTGAGAATTCCTctctccatttatatatatattttaaagattttattatttatttgagagagaatgggcaagagagagagaaggagcagggggagggagaagcagacttcccgctgagcagggagcctgacatggggctcaatcccaggatcctgggatcatgacatgagctgaaggcagatgcttaactgactgagccacccaggcgcccctctccatttatattttttactttgctgAAGATAAGATGACTCTACCCAGCCTTGGAGTTAATTATATTGGCATATTGGCTCTAATCCTATAGATTTTACTATGGTTCCTATCTGTCAAAATAATGTACAGCAGAATAGGAAAAATGCAATTTGGTTTATTTACAGGGGATTTGTcttgagattttttcccccaggctAGTGCAGGCTAATTTTTCACCAAGTGATTTCTCCACAAAGAGAGTTTACAGTTGAGGTCTATGGGGGTAGTACCTGTTCCTTTGAGCATCTGTAATTCTAGATGCTGAGATAGGATCAAAGAAAACAACCTTCATTAGTTAGCTTTCTGCTGAAGGAGAGAGGAGTTTCCCAAAGGGGAAAGTTTTCATGTTGAAAACCTTGGGAGACTTTCTattgactctgtgtgtgtgtgtgtgtaatgaggGCATTTTTATGTCTGCCACACCCATGTTGAAATAATCCTTGTTAATACTCATTTACGATTCACATTTATTGAGAGTTTATTAGTGCCACGTACTATGGTTTCTATTCATTTGCTTACCTATTTATTACTAATGAACCGGCAAACAAAAGAATCTCATGAGATATGTACTAGTATGGGAAGCAAGGTTTGAAAGCCCAACTAACCTGTAAAGGGACGCTGCTGGTGAGTGGCAGGGTTGGGATATCAATGACATACTAAACCATTCAAAATCCTGTGCTCTTAAATACTACTTTCCTGTGGACCATGCAACTAAAGAAACACTCTGCATATATAGATAATTATAGATATTTGGCTCTGACTAATGTTACTGAATCAAAACCTCCAGGGCTAGGCTATAATTATTTGtactttaaaaacttttcctGGTCACTTGAATGCTGCTGTCCATAGACTGGTATTTAAAGACCACTAGTATAGGCTACATACTCACATAACTTCCAGTTAGAAAACTGTCcatattattgtattttatcaCCATTTCTTCATTCAATATTTATAGACTACCTACTGTGTCTAAGTCTCTATACCAGATGTTAAAGGGTCATAGAAAGACAATGTATCTCAACTACCTTATAAATAATAGTGAGGGTCTTATAGATAAGTAAATAATGTAGAGGGGaagtgataaataataaataatatttattgctgCAAATAAAGTGCTATGAGTATTCAGTGGAAGAAGGAATTATCTCCAGGGGTAGAAAGTTGGTAGGAAACAAGTGCTAAGCTGGGAAAACTTCAGGGAGAGACTGACTCTTGAAGTAGCAGTACAATTTGGGCATATAAAGGTGTGCTGTTTTACATGGTATATACACTGATTAACTGTATATGGCTTCCTGGCTTTGAAGAAGTAAGCTGCCGTGTTATGAGAGAGGTTATGGATAGGGCCATATGGATAAGAACTGTGGATAGACTAAGAGCTGGGAGCAACCTCTGGCTCATGGCCAACAGGAAGGCAGGAATCTGTCTTACAACTGCAAGGAGATAAATTGTGCCAATAACATGAGGGAGCTTGGAAGCTGATCCATCCCCACTTGAGCCTCCAGATGAGTTCCCAGTCCTGGTTGACACCTTGATTGTAGCATCTCAGAGGATGTAGTTAAGCAGTGTCCACATTCTTGACCCATAAAACTATAATATAATCATCATGTTTTTAAGCCCCTAAATTTGTAGAAATTTATTATGAAGCAATAGATACAGATTTTGGAATTACAACAATACAGATTTATTTCCCTATTGAGGAATACTCACTGTCTTGGTCTTGTCTTCCCAAACAACGCtgcaataaatatctttaaatatatggcCTTATAGACAACAAATGATCAAACTAGAAGCACTTCTTTCTAATCCCTTTTAGGGCTTCCTTTACATCTTGGTTTCTCAGGATGTAAATGAGGGGGTTTAACATGGGGATCATAATGCCATAAAACACAGAAGCCACTTTTTCTTGCTCTTGAGACTCCTTTGTCCCATGGTGCAAGTACATGTAAGAGAGAGTCCCGTAGAACACAGTGACGGCTGTCAGGTGGGAGACGAATGTGGAGAAGCCTTTTTTCCTCCCTGCAGCAGCAGATATCATCAGGATGGCAGCCAGGATATGTATGTAGGAAAAGATGACAACCAGCACAGTGAACATCAAGTTAAACCCCACAAAGACCGTTACTAACATGATGTTGAAGTCAATGTTAGAGCACGAGAGGGCAAGAAGTGGGGGTTCATCACAGAAAAAGTGGTTAATTTTATTGGATTTGCAAAAGTTCAATGAGAAAGTAAAACTTGTGTTTACTGAGGCATTCAGGAAGCCTATGAAGTATGAACCAACCAGGAGCTGAATGCAGACTGTCTGGGACATGACTGTTGGATAGCGGAGTGGGTTGCAGATGGCCACTACCGGTCCACTGCCATTGCAGCCAGGATGTAGCAGTCAATTGTTGCAAAAGCGCCATAGACTAGTAATTGCACCATACATCCTATGAATGAGATGGATTGCTCTGTTTCTACAAAATTTTGCAGCATCTTGGGAGTGATAGCGGAGGTATAGCAGAGATCAACAAATGCCAAGTGTTGGAGGAAGAAGTACATCGGGGTGTGAAGGCAAGAATCAATCTTGATGAGTAGGATCATCCCCATGTTACCCACCAGGGTGGCCACATAGATCACTAGAAATAGTATGAAAAGGATATGCCAAGACTTGCGTTGACCATCAAATCCCAGGAGAATGAATTCAGTTACTTCAGTGCCATTGTTTTGTTCCATAGCTAGCAAAGATTAAGTATCATCTGAAAAGGTGCCAAGAAATAAGAGCTGAGAAAGCTAAGACCACGTGATCCTTTAACTTAATTCTGCAATTGGCAATGATATAATATTTGGTTTCACAGTGGAGTCAGAGGATATTTTCTATGGAATAATTGACTCTGCATTTAAAGTCTATACCTTGACATCTGACTTAGATAATTTAGATCTATACTTTGGGGAAATTGCCATGGATCAGTTTCTTTGTTCTCAGGGTGCAAGCTGACTTCTTAATTatattaagaatttaatttttcttaaatatatttcttaaatatatcaaTTAGGGAGCATATAAAAacatactcttaaaaattaagcTTTCTTTTATGCTGCATACATTTTAATTCACAAATCCCAATTtacataaatacaaattattatgTATGAAAATCTTGAGTTACCCATAAATTTCTATATAATCTTGCtctaatttatttctgtattctcatcTTACTCTTTCTGCCTCCTTAGTAATTCTGCTCTGGCCATCATGAACTCATGCCCAAGTAGAGTGTTTATCAAGTTATCTATGGTAAGGGaccattttctttgtaaaatttgtAATATGTTGTGGACCAATATTTTTGcatatagcaataaaaaattcTCAGCATTGTCAAAATTCTGTAATAGTTTTAGATTCTCAATCTCACTTTCAATAGTTATCACATCATAGAGTGGAAATAGAGAGTCCAACGACTGGTGCTGGTCCAAGGACCACACATTGAGTAACACTACTCTATGGTATCCATACATCATGATTTACCTATATGCTTTCCTAGCAATGGAAAGTAGGTTGCCTACTACTTATTTCCACTACAAGTACCTCAGTGTGAAATTTTTTCTAGTGACAAACATTTTGAATCTTGGGGCATGCATACATTTAACTTGACCAAATTTTTCCAGATCACATTGCATAATGGATGCACCAATATACACGCCTGTTAACTGTACATCAGGGTTCCCGTATCCTTACTTTTTTGTGAACATCATTggtattttgttaatattttttataccAGGAAAATAGTTGTAAAGTGACAtctccattttaatttgtttttttttttttctaaccagaAGTGAATTTGATCATTGtagaatatttttcttagaattttggAATCATATTTTTTGTCAATATCTCTATGAGTTAATTTATGGATGGATGCTTTTTTATGTAGATTTGAACACTCTGTTGTTAACTTGACAAagattttctcacattctgtTATTTATTAACTTTGTCTATAGTATTCTTCATAGACCAGGAATCTTTAAATTTAGAATaataattcatcatttttttgccttttggtttgtttttttgagaaaaaattgAATAAAGCCCATTCCTGCCTCTGTTCATTTACCCAGGAGAGTCAAACATAGTAATAAAACTTAGTTTCCATTTTATACTGGTTTGCTACTACATGGTGTTTGttgaagcatattttatttcatccatataatttgaaaaagttattttgtttttacttaatttttttatttttattttttttttttattttttttttttaaagattttatttatttatttgagagagagagaatgagagacagagagcatgagagggaggagggtcagagggagaagcagactccctgccgagcagggagcccgatgcgggactcgatcccgggactccaggatcatgacctgagctgaaggcagttgcttaaccaactgagccacccaggcgcccgatttacttaatttttttagaagaaagtAGATTAAGTGGATAGAGAGTGCTAgtagttggtgtgtgtgtgtgtatgcatgtgaaatatttaaatatttttaaaccattaaattattttacttgctattttaaaatttactcacaCAAACACTGCCCCTGTTATGTTATAGGAAAGTTATATCAAACATTTATGAACAACTAATTCTaatattatataaactttttCTGAAAATCACAGTAAAGAACATTCTCCAATTCATGTCAATATAACATTGAaaccaaaataagtaaaatatgagaaaagaaaattagaaccaAACTCATTTGTGAATTTAGATGCAAACAGTTTAAATAGACATTCACTGAACAAATCCATCCATGTATTAAACAATTTATAGGGTCTCAAAAAGGTTCTAGAAAATAgctattctcttccttttccaggaTTTgaacaaattgataaataaaagatAGTGTCTGTATGGGGACCATAATATCACCTTTGGACACCTGGgggaaattttaagtttattaatttatttttttaagattttattttatttattttattttttaaaagattttatttatttatttatttatttatttatttatttatgtgagagagaga
Above is a genomic segment from Halichoerus grypus chromosome 11, mHalGry1.hap1.1, whole genome shotgun sequence containing:
- the LOC118525742 gene encoding LOW QUALITY PROTEIN: olfactory receptor 5AK3-like (The sequence of the model RefSeq protein was modified relative to this genomic sequence to represent the inferred CDS: inserted 1 base in 1 codon) — encoded protein: MEQNNGTEVTEFILLGFDGQRKSWHILFILFLVIYVATLVGNMGMILLIKIDSCLHTPMYFFLQHLAFVDLCYTSAITPKMLQNFVETEQSISFIGCMVQLLVYGAFATIDCYILAAMAVXPVVAICNPLRYPTVMSQTVCIQLLVGSYFIGFLNASVNTSFTFSLNFCKSNKINHFFCDEPPLLALSCSNIDFNIMLVTVFVGFNLMFTVLVVIFSYIHILAAILMISAAAGRKKGFSTFVSHLTAVTVFYGTLSYMYLHHGTKESQEQEKVASVFYGIMIPMLNPLIYILRNQDVKEALKGIRKKCF